Proteins co-encoded in one Longimicrobiaceae bacterium genomic window:
- a CDS encoding PilZ domain-containing protein: protein MSRHENVRAHYRVVFPTSARPRFREFGIGAEHEVIDCSEKGVRYRSSRPPIPAIGSEVEGTIEFTDGEHHRIAGIVVRTAGDEVALHLTIRPIPFTRIIQQQRYLRQKFPLNELIP from the coding sequence ATGAGCCGGCATGAGAATGTTCGTGCACACTACCGCGTAGTCTTCCCCACCAGCGCGCGACCGCGCTTTCGCGAGTTCGGAATAGGAGCGGAGCACGAGGTGATCGACTGTTCGGAGAAAGGGGTCCGCTACCGGAGCTCGCGCCCACCGATCCCTGCGATCGGCTCGGAGGTGGAAGGAACGATCGAGTTCACCGATGGCGAGCACCACCGCATCGCCGGGATCGTGGTCCGCACCGCGGGCGACGAGGTCGCCCTACACCTCACCATCCGACCCATCCCCTTCACCCGCATCATCCAGCAGCAGCGCTACCTTCGGCAGAAGTTCCCGCTGAACGAGCTGATTCCCTGA
- the queF gene encoding preQ(1) synthase yields MTEGQEPLRALGRAGATYAYEEPRPDLLERIPNPASDAAANPAGAALALRIDVPEFTCLCPITAQPDWARIVIRYQPDAWCVESKALKLYLGSFRNAGIFHEGAVTRICNELVALLDPHWMVVEGRFTPRGGIPFWPVAVYRRGQSAGRTVFPPAGDFETLGPLTERLDRARPREESI; encoded by the coding sequence ATGACTGAAGGACAGGAGCCGCTGCGGGCGCTCGGGCGCGCCGGAGCGACCTACGCCTACGAAGAGCCCCGACCCGACCTGCTGGAGCGGATCCCGAACCCCGCCTCGGACGCGGCCGCGAACCCGGCCGGAGCGGCTCTCGCCCTCCGCATCGACGTGCCCGAGTTCACCTGCCTCTGCCCGATCACCGCCCAGCCGGACTGGGCACGCATCGTTATCCGTTACCAGCCCGACGCCTGGTGCGTGGAGTCCAAGGCGCTGAAGCTGTACCTGGGTAGCTTCCGCAACGCCGGTATCTTCCACGAGGGAGCGGTGACGCGGATCTGTAACGAGCTGGTGGCGCTGCTGGACCCCCACTGGATGGTGGTGGAGGGTCGCTTCACCCCGCGCGGAGGAATCCCATTCTGGCCGGTAGCGGTCTACCGGCGCGGCCAGTCGGCGGGGAGGACGGTGTTTCCACCGGCAGGGGATTTCGAGACGTTGGGCCCGCTCACGGAGCGCCTCGATCGCGCCCGGCCGCGAGAGGAGTCCATCTGA
- a CDS encoding ATP-binding protein produces the protein MRSSLRSELLFNLSLLAAAALLLALWMASSLPGWFSTLSHPQALFIGLVAFDILVFVLLGNHLVKRLVLRPVEEAVQVAEAIAAGEYDRRVPEGKTREMAGLSRSLNRLTDELLQNQERLAENIRSLDETNRILNETQRELIQAEKMASIGRLAAGIAHEIGNPLGALLGYVSVLRRRGGETVLLDGIEREARRIDRIVRGLLDYARPANAPREMVDVNESIRRVLDLLREQGRLREVEVTLKLEPDLPGIEANPHRIDQVFLNLLANADAAMQGKGTLTIRTVSETYQADHAFPVRRADDPPGVDYSHLRRLRNGAIHDPTSLDADTPVVRVVLADSGPGIPQEHLDKIFDPFFTTKPPGEGTGLGLAIVAGTVAELGGRVEVASAPGNGATFHLYFPIPVHSS, from the coding sequence GTGCGGAGCTCCCTCCGTTCCGAGCTCCTCTTCAACCTCAGCCTGCTCGCCGCCGCCGCACTCCTGCTGGCGCTCTGGATGGCGAGCTCCCTCCCCGGGTGGTTTTCCACCCTCAGCCATCCGCAAGCGCTCTTCATCGGCCTCGTCGCCTTCGATATCCTCGTCTTCGTTCTGCTCGGCAATCACCTGGTGAAGCGCCTCGTCCTGCGGCCGGTGGAGGAGGCCGTGCAGGTCGCCGAGGCGATCGCGGCAGGGGAGTACGATCGCCGCGTGCCGGAGGGCAAGACCCGCGAGATGGCGGGGCTGTCGCGTTCGCTCAACCGCCTGACCGACGAGCTCCTGCAGAATCAGGAGCGGCTGGCCGAGAACATCCGCTCGCTCGACGAGACCAACCGCATCCTCAACGAAACGCAGCGCGAGCTGATCCAGGCCGAGAAGATGGCCTCGATCGGGCGGCTCGCCGCGGGCATCGCGCACGAGATCGGCAATCCGCTCGGCGCCCTGCTGGGGTACGTCTCGGTGCTGCGCCGGCGCGGTGGGGAAACCGTGCTCCTGGACGGCATCGAGCGGGAGGCACGGCGGATCGACCGGATCGTGCGCGGGCTGCTCGACTATGCTCGCCCCGCAAATGCGCCGCGGGAGATGGTCGACGTGAACGAGTCGATCCGTCGCGTTCTCGATCTGCTACGCGAGCAGGGGCGGTTGCGGGAGGTGGAGGTGACGCTGAAGCTCGAACCCGACCTTCCCGGGATCGAGGCGAATCCTCACCGGATCGACCAGGTCTTTCTGAACCTGCTCGCCAACGCCGATGCGGCGATGCAGGGGAAGGGCACCCTGACAATCCGTACGGTCTCAGAGACCTATCAAGCGGACCATGCCTTTCCAGTCCGGCGAGCCGACGACCCCCCGGGGGTCGACTACTCCCATCTGCGTCGGCTGCGGAACGGGGCGATTCACGATCCCACGAGCCTTGATGCCGATACTCCGGTTGTGCGCGTGGTGCTCGCCGATTCCGGCCCGGGAATCCCCCAGGAGCACCTGGACAAGATCTTCGACCCGTTCTTCACGACGAAGCCGCCGGGGGAGGGAACCGGGCTGGGGCTGGCGATCGTCGCCGGGACGGTGGCGGAGCTGGGCGGTCGCGTGGAAGTCGCTTCGGCTCCGGGCAACGGAGCCACCTTTCACCTGTACTTCCCCATTCCAGTGCATAGCTCATGA